The Salmo salar unplaced genomic scaffold, Ssal_v3.1, whole genome shotgun sequence genome contains the following window.
acatggtagtagcgCCGTGTTGTCCTctggtggtgttgacatggtagtagctctgtgttgtcctctatggtggtggtgacatggtagtagctctgtgttgtcctctatggtggtggtgacatggtagtagctctgtgttgtcctctatggtggtgttgacatggtagtagctctgtgttgtcctctatggtggtgttgacatggtagtagctctgtgttgtcctctatggtggtgttgacatggtagtagctctgtgttgtcctctatggtggtgttgacatggtagtagctctgtgttgtcctctggtGGTGTTGatatggtagtagctctgtgttgtcctctataatggtgttgacatggtagtagctctgtgttgtcctctataatggtgttgacatggtagtagctctgtgttgtcctctataatggtgttgacatggtagtagctctgtgttgtcctctatggtggtgttgacatggtagtagctctgtgttgtcctctgtggtggtgttgacatggtagtagctctgtgttgtcctctgtggtggtgttgacatggtagtagctctgtgttgtcctctacggtggtgttgacatggtagtagctctgtgttgtcctctatggtggtgttgacatggtagtagctctgtgttgtcctctatggtggtgttgacatggtagtagctctgtgttgtcctctgtggtggtgttgacatggtagtagctctgtgttgtcctctgtggtggtgttgacatggtagtagctctgtgttgtcctctgtggtggtgttgacatggtagtagctctgtgttgtcctctgtggtggtgttgacatggtagtagctctgtgttgtcctctgtggtggtgttgacatggtagtatctctgtgttgtcctctgtggtggtgttgacatggtagtagctctgttgtcctctgtggtggtgttgacatggtagtagctctgtgttgtcctctatggtgttgacatggtagtagctctgtgttgtcctctatggtggtgttgacatggtagtagctctgtgttgtcctctatggtggtgacgtggtagtagctctgtgttgtcctctatggtggtgttgacgtggtagtagctctgtgttgtcctctatggtggtaTTGacgtggtagtagctctgtgttgtcctctgtggtggcgttgacatggtagtagctctgtgttgtcctctgtggtggtgttgacatggtagtagctctgtgttgtcctctgtggtggtgttgacatggtagtagctctgtgttgtcctctgtggtggtgttgacatggtagtagctctgtgttgtcctctgtggtggtgttgacatggtagtagctctgtgttgtcctctgtggtggtgttgacatggtagtagctctgtgttgtcctctatggtggtgttgacatggtagtagctctgtgttgtcctctatggtggtgttgacatggtagtagctctgtgttgtcctctatggtggtgttgacatggtagtagctctgtgttgtcctctgtggtggtgttgacatggtagtagctctgtgttgtcctctgtggtggtgttgacatggtagtagctctgtgttgtcctctgtggtggtgttgacatggtagtatctctgtgttgtcctctgtggtggtgttgacatggtagtagctctgtgttgtcctctgtggtggtgttgacatggtagtagctctgtgttgtcctctatggtgttgacatggtagtagctctgtgttgtcctctatggtggtgttgacatggtagtagctctgtgttgtcctctatggtattgacatggtagtagctctgtgttgtcctctatggtgttgacatggtagtagctctgtgttgtcctctatagtggtgacatggtagtagctctgtgttgtcctctatggtgtatacatggtagtagctctgtgttgtcctctatggtggtgttgacatggtagtagctctgtgttgtcctctatggtggtgacgtggtagtagctctgtgttgtcctctatggtggtgttgacgtggtagtagctctgtgttgtcctctatggtggtaTTGACGTGGTAGTAGCTCTctgttgtcctctatggtggtaTTGacgtggtagtagctctgtgttgttctctatggtggtgttgacgtggtagtagctctgtgttgtcctctggtGGTGGTGacgtggtagtagctctgtgttgtcctctatggtgttgacatggtagtagctctgtgttgtcctctatggtggtgacatggtagtagctctgtgttgtcctctatagtggtgttgacatggtagtagctctgtgttgtcctctatggtggtgttgacatggtagtagctctgtgttgtcctctatggtggtgttgacatggtagtagctctgtgttgtcctctatggtggtgttgacgtggtagtagctctgtgttgtcctctatggtgttgatatggtagtagctctgtgttgtcctctataatggtgttgacatggtagtagctctgtgttgtcctctataatggtgttgacatggtagtagctctgtgttgtcctctataatggtgttgacatggtagtagctctgtgttgtcctctatggtggtgttgacatggtagtagctctgtgttgtcctctgtggtggtgttgacatggtagtagctctgtgttgtcctctgtggtggtgttgacatggtagtagctctgtgttgtcctctatggtggtgttgacatggtagtagctctgtgttgtcctctatggtggtgttgacatggtagtagctctgtgttgtcctctatggtggtgttgacatggtagtagctctgtgttgtcctctgtggtggtgttgacatggtagtagctctgtgttgtcctctgtggtggtgttgacatggtagtagctctgtgttgtcctctgtggtggtgttgacatggtagtagctctgtgttgtcctctgtggtggtgttgacatggtagtatctctgtgttgtcctctgtggtggtgttgacatggtagtagctctgttgtcctctgtggtggtgttgacatggtagtagctctgtgttgtcctctatggtgttgacatggtagtagctctgtgttgtcctctatggtggtgttgacatggtagtagctctgtgttgtcctctatggtggtgacgtggtagtagctctgtgttgtcctctatggtggtgttgacgtggtagtagctctgtgttgtcctctatggtggtaTTGacgtggtagtagctctgtgttgtcctctgtggtggcgttgacatggtagtagctctgtgttgtcctctgtggtggtgttgacatggtagtagctctgtgttgtcctctgtggtggtgttgacatggtagtagctctgtgttgtcctctgtggtggtgttgacatggtagtagctctgtgttgtcctctgtggtggtgttgacatggtagtagctctgtgttgtcctctgtggtggtgttgacatggtagtagctctgtgttgtcctctatggtggtgttgacatggtagtagctctgtgttgtcctctatggtggtgttgacatggtagtagctctgtgttgtcctctatggtggtgttgacatggtagtagctctgtgttgtcctctgtggtggtgttgacatggtagtagctctgtgttgtcctctgtggtggtgttgacatggtagtagctctgtgttgtcctctgtggtggtgttgacatggtagtatctctgtgttgtcctctgtggtggtgttgacatggtagtagctctgtgttgtcctctgtggtggtgttgacatggtagtagctctgtgttgtcctctatggtgttgacatggtagtagctctgtgttgtcctctatggtggtgttgacatggtagtagctctgtgttgtcctctatggtattgacatggtagtagctctgtgttgtcctctatggtgttgacatggtagtagctccgtgttgtcctctatggtgttgacatggtagtagctctgtgttgtcctctatagtggtgacatggtagtagctctgtgttgtcctctatggtgtatacatggtagtagctctgtgttgtcctctatggtggtgttgacatggtagtagctctgtgttgtcctctatggtggtgacgtggtagtagctctgtgttgtcctctatggtggtgttgacgtggtagtagctctgtgttgtcctctatggtggtaTTGACGTGTTAGTAGCTCTctgttgtcctctatggtggtaTTGacgtggtagtagctctgtgttgttctctatggtggtgttgacgtggtagtagctctgtgttgtcctctatggtggtggtgacgtggtagtagctctgtgttgtcctctatggtgttgacatggtagtagctctgtgttgtcctctatggtggtgacatggtagtagctctgtgttgtcctctatggtgttgacatggtagtagctctgtgttgtcctctatggtgttgacatggtagtagctctgtgttgtcctctatggtggtgacatggtagtagctctgtgttgtcctctatggtggtgttgacgtggtagtagctctgtgttgtcctctatggtggtgttgacgtggtagtagctctgtgttgtcctctatggtggtgttgacgtggtagtagctctgtgttgtcctctatggtggtggtgacgtggtagtagctctgtgttgtcctctatggtggtggtgacgtggtagtagctctgtgttgtcctctatggtggtggtgacgtggtagtagctctgtgttgtcctctatggtgttgacatgttagtagctctgtgttgtcctctatggtggtgacatggtagtagctctgtgttgtcctctatggtggtgacatggtagtagctctgtgttgtcctctatggtgttgacatggtagtagctctgttgttctctatggtggtgttgacatggtagtagctttgtgttgtcctctatggtgttgacatggtagtagcttCGTGTTGTACTCTGTAAAGTAAAGTGTTAACAATCCTTCGCTCCGACCCAGTCTCCATACAACCACTTTacctataaccactgtgattatcatTGAacgtcttgaagaacgatctggccttaatggccatgtactctgttataatctccacccggcacagccagaagaggactggccacccctcctggccagcctggttcctctctaggtttcttcttaggttcctgccattctagggagtttttcctagccaccgtgcttctacatctgcattgcttggtgtttggggttttaggctgggtttctgtacagcacacccctcatagcctggttcctctctaggtttcttcgtaggttttggcctttctaggtcgtttttcctagccaccgtgcttctacatctgcattgcttgctgtttggggttttaggctgggtttctgtataatcTGCTGATGTTAAAAGGGCTTTCTCAATACATTTAGATTCGATAAGAGTTCCTACGTATTAAACAGTATTTATTGTTCTGTTATTCCAGCACCAGCCAGACCTGGCTATCGGGGTCCATCTGATGGACAGGTATACATTCTACCTGTTGGAGTTTCTAGAGGATATTCACCCTGCTAGCACCGCTAACATGAATGATCTGGTGAGTCTCTCGCACGCTCTCTACTTCTCCTTCGGCCTTTCTCTTCGTTGTGGGGTTAGTCCTAAAGGGGGTAAAGGTGGGGTTAGTCCTAAAGGGGGTAAAGGTGGGGTTAGTCCTAAAGGGGGTAAAGCTGGGGTTAGTCCTAAAGGGGTGAAGCTGGGGTTAGTCCTAAAGGGGGTGAAGCTGGGGTTAGTCCTAAAGGGGGTGAAGCTGGGGTTAGTCCTAAAGGGGGTGAAGCTGGGGTTAGTCCTAAAGGGGGTGAAGCTGGGGTTAGTCCTAAAGGGGGTGAAGCTGGGGTTAGTCCTAAAGGGGGTAACGGTGGGGTTAGTCCTAAAGGGGGTAACGGTGGGGTTAGTCTTAAAGGGGGTAAAGGTGGGGTTAgtcctttttcggcaagacagatcttccaaaggtggtggagtggcaatctttaccaacgatcaccttcagtgctcggttgtctccaccaagtctgtccccaaacaatttgattttctggttttaagcattaaactttcaaatagctcttcgttgactgttgctgggtgctatcgtcctccatcagcaccggcctgtaccctacctgccctaagctctctcctggccccttacactaagtctgaatttgtcctgctaggtgacctaaactgggacatgcttaaaccacctgaccaagtcctaaagcaatgggactcccgaaatctttctcagattatcaccaatcccacaaggaatgactccaaacacccagaaaagggatattctcctcgatgttatcctcataaataatcctgataggtatcagtctggtgttttctgtaatgaccttagtgataaCTGTTTTACAGCTTGTGTTcttaatggctgctcagtgaaacgacctgtcctgattggtCAGACGCTTGCTTAAAAAACTTTCAACTTAAAaacttccttcatgaactggcctctgtaaaatggtatagagtcagcttgatcccctctgtcgaggACACTTGGACcttattttttaatattttcagtggtattgttaacaaacacgcccccataaagaaaatgagaattaaaaacaggttcagcccctggttcgaccgtgaccttgcagagttactccacctcaagaattccatttggcgaaaggctcggcacacgcatactcaggctgactggctctcgttcaggcaaatgagatcagtgtactcaggctatccggaaggccaagttagttactttaaggagcagttctctctctgtgggtctaaccacaagaagttctggaaaacagttaaagaactggagaataaaccctcctcctcacagctgcccatgtcccttaatgttgatgtgattgttactgacaagaagcacatggctgagctctttaatcaccacttcattaagtctggattcctatttgactctccaacatttcctcatctcccagcccttctaatgcgacaaTCCCCAATGCTCCTCCcgctttttcccctgccccgctacaaagtttctccctgcaggcggtcactgattccgaggtgctaaaggagctccttaaacttgaccccaaaaaacatctgggttagatgttatagacccttctttaaggttgctgcccctatcatcgccaagccggACAGGAGGTACGGACGGGAGGGACGGACGGGGGGCCGGACCTCACAGCTTtgggctctgttctgttctgtactcttCCTCCCTTCATCTTGAGACCtgacgggggagagagacggggcgtCTTGAGACCtgacgggggagagagatggggcgtCTTGAGACCtgacgggggagagagacggggcgtGTCTCACATGGGGCCCTGGTCATTAGTAGTGCgtcgtatagggaatagggttccatttgagaggcatcaccctccctccccctaggGGTTCTactgcccccctccctccccctaggGGTTCTACTGCCCCCCTCCTATGgatcaccctccctccccctaggGGTTCtactgccccccctccccctagGGGTActaccaccctccctccccctaggGGTTCTactgccccctccctccccctcgggGTTCTactgccccctccctccccctaggGGTActaccaccctccctcccctcggGGTTCTactgcccccctccctcccctaggGGTTCTACTGCCCCCTCCGATGGATCACCTTCCCACTAATGCATATTATTTCCACCAATCTTTGTGGTTTGTGAAGCTGCCCTGTCTCTTTGTTCTAGATTTTGTTTGTGGTATTAACGATCAATACTATGTATTAGTCTCCCTGGGTCAGAAGGGCAGTATTAATGATCAATACTATGGATTAGTCTCCCTGGGCCAGAAGGGGGTATTAACGATCAATACTATGGATTAGTCTCCCTGGGCCAGAAGGGCAGTATTAACGATCAATACTATGGATTAGTCTCCCTGGGCCAGAAGGGGGGTATTAACGATCAATACTATGGATTAGTCTCCCTGGGCCAGAAGGGGGGTATTAACGATCAATACTATGGATTAGTCTCCCTCGGCCAGAAGGGGGGTATTAATGATCAATACTATGGATTAGTCTCCCTGGGCCAGAAGGGGGGTATTAACGATCAATACTATGGATTAGTCTCCCTGGGCCAGAAGGGCAGTATTAATGATCAATACTATGGATTAGTCTCCCTGGGCCAGAAGGGCAGTATTAACGATCAATACTATGGATTAGTCTCCCTGGGCCAGAAGGGGGGTATTAATAATCAATACTATGGATTAGTCTCCCTGGGCCAGAAGGGGGGTATTAACGATCAATACTATGGATTAGTCTCCCTGGGCCAGAAGGGCAGTATTAATGATCAATACTATGGATTAGTCTCCCTGGGCCAGAAGGGGGGTATTAATGATCAATACTATGGATTAGTCTCCCTGGGCCAGAAGGGGGGTATTAACGATCAATTCTATGGATTAGTCTCCCTGGGCCAGAAGGGGGGTATTAACGATCAATACTATGGAATAGTCTCCCTGGGCCAGAAGGGGTGTATTAATGATCAATACTATGGATTAGTCTCCCTGGGCCAGAAGGGGGGTATTAATGATCAATACTATGGATTAGTCTCCCTGGGCCAGAAGGGCAGTATTAATGATCAATACTATGGATTAGTCTCCCTGGGCCAGAAGGGGGGTATTAATGATCAATACTATGGAATAGTCTCCCTGGGCCAGAAGGGGGGTATTAATGATCAATACTATGGATTAGTCTCCCTGGGCCAGAAGGGGGGTATTAATGATCAATACTATGGATTAGTCTCCCAGGGCCAGAAGGGGGGTATTAATGATCAATACTATGGATTAGTCTCCATGGGCCagaagggacggacggacggacggaccgtGTTTAGAGAACCCTGCTGTAAAACCTCCTTGAGTTGGGTTTAATAAAGATTTGTTTGTGTTCCAGTTTAAGGTGTGTCCTAATAGTCGATGTGTATTCCAGTTTAAGGTGTGTCCTAAGAGTCAGTGTGTGTCCACTCCGGGCCACCGTACAGACCTTTTCCTCCGGGACCCCGGTAACGTCCTCATCACCGACTTCTTTGGCAGTGTACGCAAAGTAGAGATCACCGTGGAAACCATCAACCTGACAGCTCCCATGGTGCATCTGGCTGTGGAAAGGTAAGATTTCCTGTTATTGTTGTTGGAGTAAAGTCACTTCACACATCCTATGTTAGCGGGAAGAAttgactgtactgtcctctacaacCAAAGGTTAAAAGAAAGCaagatcattttttttaaattaatttgacTGATTTTAAAGGAGCCACAGTAATAAATAGAGCCACTTTTACAGTTTTTCAAttgaaattattatacaaaactcTTGCAACCTATAGAATGTTATACTTTATGAACTGGGTCGTTCGAGCCCTGacagctgattggctgacagcggtAGTATATCAGAtcagtataccacgggtatgacaaaacatttatttgtacatTTCTCATTATGTTGGTTACCAGTTTGTaattagcaataaggcacctttggggtttgtggtatattatggccaatataccacggctaaaggctgtatccaggcactctgcattgcgtcgtgactaagaacagcccttagctgtggtatattaagCTAGGttttactgcgctgttggagctagaaacacaagcatttagctgggtattactgttggagctagaaacacaagcatttagctgggtattactgcactgttggagctagaaacacaagcatttagctaggtattactgttggagctagtaacacaagcatttagctaggtattactgcactgttggagctagaaacacaagcatttagctaggtattactgttggagctgggaacacaagcatttagctgggtattactgttggagctagaaacacaagcatttagctgggtattactgcactgttggagctagaaacacaagcatttagctaggtattactgttggagctagaaacacaagcatttagctgggtattactgttggagcaagaaacacaagcatttagctaggtattactgcactgttggagctagaaacacaagcatttagctaggtattactgttggagctagaaacacaagcatttagctgcatcTACGATAACGCCTGCatatgtatatgtgaccaataaagtttgatttgactgGAGGTTTCTGCCCTTGCATCACTCTTAGGGGTTGTCTGAGAGCATATTGGAGAAGTTCAGGGTAATGCTCAGTCACAGTAAGAAGCCTGCACCtcattgggcggcaggtagcctagtggttagagcgttggactagtaaccgaaaggttgctagatcgaatccccaagctgacaaggtaaaaatctgtcattctgcccctgaacaaggcagttaacccactgttccccagtaggccgtcattgaaaataagaatttgttctgaactgacttgcctacttaaataagggtaaaaataataaaatatataatacacacaggcTGGAGGCTTAATACACACACAGTGTTCAACAGGCTGGAGGCTTTATACACACAGTGTTCAACAGGCTGGAGGCTTTATACACACAGTGTTCAACATGCTGGAGGCTTTATATACACACAGTGTTCAACAGGCTGGAGGCTTTATATACACACAGTGTCCAACATAACAATAACACAGCTGACAGCCCATCATTAAATATAATGCTGTGCCAACCAACCACTTCCGTTTTTAtagtgttgtgtaccagactagtctgtctctctaatggtgtgtgtgtagtgtaatgtggggtgtgtgtgtgtgtagtctaatgtggggtgtgtgtgtgtgtgtgtgtgtgtgtgtgtgtgtgtgtgtggtctaatGTTTTGTGTTTGTCTTATCAGACCAGTAAGTGAGCTGAAGACAGAGAGCCAGTCATACGTGGACCAACTACCAGTGGCTGAGATTATACACCAGGTGAGACACTATAGTTCCTGTGTTAGCAGTTAGCATGATACTGCCCCCACTATATTATTCTATAGTTCCTGTGTTAGCAGTTAGCATGATACTGCCCCCACTATATTATTCTATAGTTCCTGTGTTAGCAGTTAGCATGATACTGCCCCACTATATTATTCTATAGTTCCTGTGTTAGCAGTTAGCATGATACTGCCCCACTATATTATTCTATATGTTCCTGTGTTAGCAGTTAGCATGATACTGCCCCCACTATATTATTCTATAGTTCCTGTGTTAGCAGTTAGCATGATACTGCCCCACTATATTATTCTATAGTTCCTGTGTTAGCAGTTAGCATGATACTGCGCCACTATATTATTCTATATGTTCCTGTGTTAGCAGTTAGCATGATACTGCCCCCACTATATTATTCTATATGTTCCTGTGTTAGCAGTTAGCATGATACTGCGCCACTATATTATTCTATAGTTCCCGTGTTAGCAGTTAGCATGAAACTGCCCCACTATATTATTCTATAGTTCCCCGTGTTAGCAGTTAGCATGATACTGCCCCCACTATATTATTCTATAGTTCCTGTGTTAGCAGTTAGCATGATACTGCGCCACTATATTATTCTATAGTTCCTGTGTTAGCAGTTAGCATGATACTGCCCCACTATATTATTCTATAGTTCCTGTGTTAGCAGTTAGCATGATACTGCCCCACTATATTATTCTATAGTTCCTGTGTTAGCAGTTAGCATGATACTGCCCCACTATATTATTCTGTAGTTCCTGTGTTAGCAGTTAGCATGATACTGCCCCACTATATTATTCTATAGTTCCTGTGTTAGCAGTTAGCATGATACTGCGCCACTATATTATTCTGTAGTTCCTGTGTTAGCAGTTAGCATGATACTGCCCCACTATATTATTCTATAGTTCCTGTGTTAGCAGTTAGCATGATACTGCGCCACTATATTATTCTATAGTTCCTGTGTTAGCAGTTAGCATGATACTGCCCCACTATATTATTCTATAGTTCCTGTGTTAGCAGTTAGCATGATACTGCCCCACTATATTATTCTATAGTTCCTGTGTTAGCATGATACTGCCCCACTATATTATTCTATAGGTCCTGTGATACTGCCCCGCTATATTAGGACCTCACCTCTATATGTTACTGGCTTGTCAGCCAGGATCTCACCTCTATATGTTACTGGCTTGTCAGCCAGGACCTCACCTCTATATGTTACTGGCTTGTCAGCCAGGATCTCACCTCTATATGTTACTGGCTTGTCAGCCAGGACCTCACCTCTATATGTTACTGGCTTGTCAGCCAGGACCTCACCTCTATATGTTACTGGCTTGTCAGCCAGGACCTCACCTTTATATGTTACTGGCTTGTCAGCCAGGACCTCACCTTTATATGTTACTGGCTTGTCAGCCAGGACCTCACCTCTATATGTTACTGGCTTGTCAGTCAGGACCTCACCTCTATATGTTACTGGCTTGTCAGCCCGGACCTCACCTCTATATGTTACTGGCTTGTCAGCCAGGACCTCACCTCTATATGTTACTGGTTTGTCAGCCAGGATCCCACCTCTATGTGTTACTGGCTTGTCAGTCAGGACCTCACCTCTATATGTTACTGGCTTGTCAGCCAGGATCTCACCTCTATATGTTACTGGCTTGTCAGCCATTCTCCAGGTTCCGTTAATGTAAGAATTGATGT
Protein-coding sequences here:
- the LOC123733121 gene encoding GPI-anchor transamidase isoform X1, with translation MYERFYSPNLMALASSQVGEDSLSHQPDLAIGVHLMDRYTFYLLEFLEDIHPASTANMNDLFKVCPKSQCVSTPGHRTDLFLRDPGNVLITDFFGSVRKVEITVETINLTAPMVHLAVERPVSELKTESQSYVDQLPVAEIIHQMSVSRPVETEAEGLASSRWFHPGSVDSHPPGLLQDVRRQAP
- the LOC123733121 gene encoding GPI-anchor transamidase isoform X2 yields the protein MYERFYSPNLMALASSQVGEDSLSHQPDLAIGVHLMDRYTFYLLEFLEDIHPASTANMNDLFKVCPKSQCVSTPGHRTDLFLRDPGNVLITDFFGSVRKVEITVETINLTAPMVHLAVERPVSELKTESQSYVDQLPVAEIIHQKPKQRDWHPPDGFILGLWTLILLVFFKTYGVKHLKHIF